Proteins encoded together in one Ochotona princeps isolate mOchPri1 chromosome 20, mOchPri1.hap1, whole genome shotgun sequence window:
- the LOC131482802 gene encoding zinc finger protein 260-like isoform X3, whose protein sequence is MDNTQRTLYRDVMLETYSNLLSVDPCRKNELLGTNQENQETTFRQPDEMSLGNKHASDVPENKLQCGENLSQHDDTDTCKQCFEHNGKGKTFSKKTFLKCEKICIKDPCNDPLIVGATIQVEKKMFHSNLYFGKHQQTHSGKKFHEHFKSEQCISSKRELKINQIIQTAKSHYICRYCKQSFSCKSCFTTKQRSDIESFCVCNECKKNIYKKSELARDKILPTEDKPYERNKLVKSFCTQSGLIRHQRIHTGEKPYKCNECAKTFFKQSILNKHQRIHTGEKPYKCNECGKTFFKPSVLIKHQRIHTGEKPYDCNECGKSFCQKSSLIIHRRTHTGEKPHKCSECGKAFCRKSHLIMHQRIHTGEKAYECSECGKAFCQQSGLIVHQRIHTGEKPYKCSECGKAFCHKPSLNAHQRTHTGEKAYECSECGKAFCQQSGLIVHQRIHTGEKPYKCSECGKGFCHKSYLITHQRIHTGEKPYKCSECGKAFCHKSYLIIHQKIHTGEKDYECNECGKGFYQQSGLIRHQRIHTGEKPYKCSECGKGFCHKSHLITHQRIHTGEKPYKCRECGKAFCTQSVLIRHQRIHTGEKPYKCSECGKAFCQKSHLIIHQRIHTGEKPYKCRECGKAFCQKSSLNIHQRIHTGEKPYECVECGKAFCHKSDLINHHRVHTRQKLFQYDEYGKSFC, encoded by the coding sequence cctgatgaaatGTCACTTGGGAATAAGCATGCCTCTGATGTTCCTGAGAACAAACTCCAATGTGGGGAAAATCTCAGTCAGCATGATGATACGGACACTTGTAAGCAGTGTTTTGAACACAATGGGAAAGGAAAAACTTTCAGCAAGAAGACGTTCCTTAAGTGTGAAAAAATTTGTATCAAAGACCCATGTAATGACCCTCTCATTGTAGGAGCAACAATTCAGGTTGAGAAGAAAATGTTCCATAGCAATCTGTATTTTGGCAAGCATCAACAAACACACTCAGGAAAGAAATTCCATGAACATTTCAAGAGTGAGCAATGTATTAGTAGTAAAAGAGAGCTCAAAATAAATCAGATAATCCAAACAGCAAAAAGTCACTATATATGTCGCTACTGCAAACAGTCTTTTAGCTGTAAATCTTGCTTTACCACCAAACAGAGAAGTGACATAGAAAGTTTCTGTGTATGCAATGAATGTAAAAAAAACATATACAAGAAATCAGAACTCGCTAGAGATAAGATACTTCCCACTGAGGACAAACCGTATGAACGTAATAAACTTGTGAAATCCTTTTGCACTCAATCAggtctcattagacatcagagaattcacacaggggaaaaaccctaTAAATGTAATGAGTGTGCAAAAACCTTTTTCAAGCAATCAATTCTCAAtaaacatcagagaattcacacaggggaaaaaccctataaatgtaatgagtgtggaaaaacctTTTTCAAGCCATCAGTTCTCATTaaacatcagagaattcatacaggggaaaaaccttatgattGTAATGAATGTGGGAAATCTTTTTGTCAAAAGTCATCCCTGATCATACATCGGAGAacccacacaggtgaaaaacctcacaagtgtagtgagtgtgggaaagctttcTGTCGGAAGTCACATCTAAtcatgcatcagagaatccacacaggggaaaaagcttatgaatgtagtgagtgtgggaaagccttttgCCAGCAGTCAGGTCTCATtgtacatcagagaattcacacaggggagaaaccttataaATGTAGTGAGTGCGGAAAAGCTTTTTGTCACAAGCCATCCCTAAATGCACATCAGAGaacccacacaggggaaaaagcttatgaatgtagtgagtgtgggaaagccttttgCCAGCAGTCAGGTCTCATtgtacatcagagaattcacacaggggaaaaaccttataaatgtagtgaatgtggaaaaggttTTTGTCATAAGTCATACCTAATcacacatcagagaattcacacaggagaaaaaccttataaatgcagtgagtgtggaaaagctttttgtcACAAGTCATACCTAATCATACACCAGAaaatccacacaggagaaaaagattatgaatgtaatgagtgtggaaaaggcttttatCAGCAGTCAggtctcattagacatcagagaattcacacaggggaaaaaccttataaatgtagtgagtgtggaaaaggtttTTGTCACAAGTCACACCTGATcacacatcagagaattcacacaggtgaaaaaccctACAAAtgtagggagtgtggaaaagcGTTTTGCACACAGTCAgttctcattagacatcagaggatccacacaggagaaaaaccttataaatgtagtgaatgtggaaaagctttttgtcAAAAGTCTCacctaatcatacatcagagaattcacacaggagaaaaaccttataaatgtagggagtgtggaaaagctttttgtcAAAAGTCATCCCTGaacatacatcagagaatccacacaggggaaaaaccttatgaatgtgttgagtgtgggaaagccttttgCCATAAATCAGACCTAATAAATCATCATAGAGTTCACACAAGACAGAAACTTTTTCAATATGATGAGTATGGAAAGTCTTTTTGCTAG